The Candidatus Gracilibacteria bacterium genome window below encodes:
- a CDS encoding NYN domain-containing protein — translation MIIRNPEQRVAILVDVQNLYYSAKNLYHSRVNFKNIIQLVTQGRKLTRAIAYAVDTAEETNKVFIDALHEGGFEIKQKPIQVFVDGSKKADWDIGIAMDAIRLGSKVDSIVLVSGDGDFCPVVNYLQQSQGCLVEVMAFGRTTNKELREIADDFIDIEEYPEELLFRSKRSIGTSRNNKKK, via the coding sequence ATGATTATACGAAACCCTGAGCAACGCGTTGCCATCCTCGTCGACGTGCAAAATCTCTACTACTCTGCCAAGAATCTCTACCATTCTCGTGTGAATTTTAAAAATATTATTCAGCTCGTGACTCAAGGACGTAAACTCACTCGAGCGATTGCATATGCAGTTGATACGGCCGAAGAAACCAACAAAGTCTTTATCGATGCTCTCCATGAAGGAGGATTTGAGATCAAACAAAAACCAATACAAGTCTTCGTCGATGGGTCAAAAAAAGCGGATTGGGATATCGGTATTGCTATGGATGCGATTCGTCTTGGCTCAAAAGTTGATTCTATCGTACTTGTTTCTGGCGATGGAGATTTTTGCCCTGTAGTGAATTATCTGCAACAATCGCAGGGGTGTCTCGTAGAGGTCATGGCCTTTGGGCGTACGACCAATAAAGAGCTTCGTGAAATCGCTGATGATTTTATCGATATCGAAGAATATCCCGAAGAACTCCTTTTTCGCTCAAAGCGATCTATTGGTACTAGTAGAAATAATAAGAAAAAATAA
- a CDS encoding nitronate monooxygenase gives MNEAPGEDVLPKIIQGGMGANVSSPLLAATVSGASRPGRETLGTISGTALERVMARMLQIGDTDADDIIRALADFPFPDVAERIIKKYHNNAKAGIPVFTVQPSNHLIELVICANYAFVKLAKRGHNNPVSINYLDKIDMPHLSSIYGAMLADVDFVTMGAGIPRRIPPIFQAFSEGKVATCNIPVIGNQDGYEMTFDPKEFFHQETPEVKVPKFLPIISTDILAQILNKKIHGLMTGFIIEAPTAGGHNAPPRDKRAYGPKDTVDFEKMREIGLPYWLAGGYASPEGLERALDLGAVGIQVGSIFAFSQQSGIRPDLREQAIEMAYNGMLRVITDKRASPTGFPFKVAQIQGTVSEEVIYKTRERVCDQCALRSAYQKPNGGIGYRCASEPVDHYIKKGGEEEDTVGRKCLCNGLMATAGVGDTEPAIITLGDDTSFVQRLLKQGETSYSALQVLEYLFGRKT, from the coding sequence ATGAATGAAGCTCCTTGAGAAGATGTGTTACCAAAAATTATCCAATGAGGCATGGGTGCAAATGTATCGAGCCCTCTTCTCGCAGCAACCGTTTCTGGTGCGAGCAGACCCGGCAGAGAAACCCTTGGGACTATATCAGGAACTGCACTTGAGAGAGTGATGGCACGAATGTTGCAAATAGGCGATACTGATGCTGATGACATTATTCGAGCTCTCGCAGATTTTCCATTTCCAGACGTTGCTGAGAGGATTATCAAGAAATACCATAATAATGCCAAGGCAGGAATACCCGTTTTTACCGTACAACCATCGAATCATCTCATCGAACTTGTTATCTGTGCAAACTATGCCTTTGTAAAACTCGCTAAAAGGGGGCACAACAATCCCGTTAGTATCAATTATCTCGATAAGATAGACATGCCACATCTCTCCTCTATCTATGGCGCTATGCTCGCAGATGTTGATTTTGTGACGATGTGAGCAGGAATACCCCGCAGAATACCACCCATCTTTCAGGCATTTTCAGAAGGGAAAGTAGCCACATGCAATATCCCCGTAATTGGTAATCAAGATGGTTATGAGATGACATTTGATCCAAAAGAATTCTTTCATCAAGAAACTCCTGAAGTGAAAGTGCCAAAATTTCTCCCTATTATTTCAACAGATATATTAGCGCAAATCCTTAATAAAAAAATACACGGGCTTATGACAGGATTTATCATTGAGGCACCAACAGCTGGTGGGCATAATGCTCCTCCAAGAGATAAAAGAGCATATGGTCCAAAAGATACAGTAGATTTTGAGAAAATGAGAGAGATATGACTACCTTATTGGCTCGCTGGATGATATGCCTCTCCGGAATGACTAGAGAGAGCTCTCGATCTTGGTGCAGTCGGGATCCAAGTAGGATCTATATTTGCATTTTCTCAGCAATCTGGCATAAGACCAGACCTGAGAGAGCAAGCAATCGAGATGGCCTATAATGGGATGCTCCGAGTGATAACAGATAAACGTGCCTCCCCAACTGGTTTTCCATTTAAAGTCGCACAGATACAGTGAACCGTGTCTGAAGAGGTTATCTATAAGACGAGGGAACGTGTCTGTGATCAATGTGCTCTTCGATCCGCTTATCAAAAACCAAACGGTGGTATAGGGTATCGATGTGCGAGCGAGCCCGTGGATCATTATATCAAAAAATGAGGAGAAGAAGAAGATACAGTTGGAAGGAAATGTCTCTGCAATGGTCTGATGGCGACAGCTGGAGTAGGAGATACAGAGCCAGCTATAATCACTCTCGGGGATGACACAAGTTTCGTGCAAAGACTCTTAAAACAAGGAGAAACATCATATAGCGCACTTCAGGTACTTGAGTATCTATTCTGAAGGAAGACTTAA
- a CDS encoding RNA-binding protein yields the protein MGKRLFVGNLPYRITADQLQELFAQNGTVVDVFIPLDRETRRPRGFALVEMSTEEEAAAAIEAHNGKTEVADDRGARIITVNEARPKEERPAGGDRAPRREGGYNGGGNNGGGNRW from the coding sequence ATGGGCAAGCGCCTTTTCGTGGGAAATCTTCCGTATCGTATTACGGCTGATCAGTTACAAGAGCTTTTCGCTCAAAATGGTACAGTAGTTGATGTTTTCATCCCTCTCGATAGAGAGACTCGAAGACCTCGTGGTTTCGCTCTCGTAGAGATGTCTACTGAGGAAGAAGCTGCTGCTGCTATCGAAGCACACAATGGTAAAACAGAAGTGGCTGACGATCGTGGTGCTCGTATTATCACTGTCAATGAAGCTCGTCCAAAAGAGGAGCGTCCTGCTGGTGGAGATCGTGCTCCTCGTCGTGAAGGTGGATACAATGGTGGCGGAAACAATGGTGGCGGTAATCGCTGGTAA
- a CDS encoding class I SAM-dependent methyltransferase — MSGYDDFAETFGASRQDMRWGEVNMLLDDFMQSFKTEDIWKIADIGCGNGRLLRHILEVPQYLEAFQSHHTHYFGADLSEKLLQQAEGDPILTQAAEVIEWKQMDMCDMGKVFSLPLFHAFFFIASFHHLENSLDRLRVLQDAKKILLPGGKIYMTNWNLLSPENERYVTSKTLEYPDGSADFTIKIGEYQRLYHAFSFAEYQKLAEEAGFTLEKCEFGERNSIVVFSR; from the coding sequence ATGTCAGGGTACGATGATTTTGCTGAAACCTTTGGTGCGAGTCGCCAGGATATGCGATGGGGAGAGGTGAATATGCTGCTCGATGATTTTATGCAGTCTTTTAAAACTGAGGATATTTGGAAAATAGCTGATATTGGTTGTGGGAATGGGCGACTGCTTCGGCATATTCTGGAAGTGCCACAGTATCTTGAAGCATTTCAATCACATCATACCCATTATTTCTGAGCTGATCTCTCTGAGAAGCTTCTCCAACAAGCAGAGGGGGACCCTATTCTCACGCAAGCAGCCGAAGTCATCGAGTGGAAGCAGATGGATATGTGCGATATGGGGAAAGTATTTTCTTTGCCTCTTTTTCATGCATTCTTTTTTATTGCGAGTTTTCATCATCTAGAAAATTCTCTCGACCGTTTACGTGTCCTGCAAGACGCTAAAAAAATACTTCTTCCTGGAGGAAAAATATATATGACAAATTGGAATCTTCTTTCACCAGAAAATGAGCGTTACGTGACATCTAAAACTTTAGAATATCCTGATGGAAGTGCAGACTTTACTATCAAAATAGGGGAGTACCAGAGACTATACCATGCTTTTTCATTCGCTGAATACCAAAAACTTGCCGAGGAAGCTGGATTCACTCTTGAGAAATGTGAGTTTGGAGAGAGGAATAGTATTGTAGTATTTTCCCGCTAA
- a CDS encoding DUF87 domain-containing protein: MNGPLFLLTLIILVPLLGGIGVFWYKKSIDQSRSLKKVHLQVLIPRKDSDADVKQDTSKDFKDYIGLMEQLLAAMNSLYSKKFWNKLRGQETFSLEYIAYKNQILFFIVFPKKYQVLVEKQVTSFFSDAVVEEVEEINLFEGKDLYYATECLTLGHNYIFPIKTHQKLESDPINNITNALSKLDEDEACMIQIMLRPTNNHWQKHASKHAGHLQKHGHDTGFSPMSILTGFINFWKVDEKNEHKPEEKEGPSALESEEVKLIDEKSKKVGYDTVIRLLTVAKDHHSCEIQMKNILASFEQFRSPDTNYFHDSHEHASARTVRNMLYRNFARPYWKNMVPMIGPMILNVEEIASIFHFPHSKYNLTPEIKWQKFKIVKAPDNIPKEGILLGHNVYRGKKLPIYMHSEDRMRHFYVIGQTGTGKTTILESMARQDAKLGHGMAVMDPHGDFANSMLAHIPRSRADDVIYFNPSDTARPMGLNLLEAKDQDEREFVAQDANKMMIKLFGNEIFGPRIQDYFLNGVHTLMEYPGGGALTDIVRLFTDENFQMERRRTVQNKIVKSWWDYTYAAMGDREKKEMIPYFQAKFSGFITNELLRNIIGQTKSSFQVDEVMNTGKILLINLSKGTLGDLNSKLLGMIFVTKIQSAAMARQKIDKELRKDFYFYIDEFQNFVTDSIESILSEARKYRLSLNVCHQYLSQLEQSDALTKSSVNLKNAVFGNVGSMMSYKVGAEDAEKLEKEFAPNFSGSDLVNMDKFKGVMRLMIDGQVSRAFSLIPENIYLEKGDPKLMRAFTELSRLKYGREKEFVNREIMFRIGAP, encoded by the coding sequence TTAAAGACTATATCGGTCTGATGGAGCAGCTTCTTGCTGCGATGAATTCCCTCTATTCGAAGAAATTTTGGAATAAACTCCGTGGACAAGAGACCTTTTCGCTCGAATATATCGCGTATAAAAATCAGATTCTCTTTTTTATCGTCTTTCCAAAAAAATATCAGGTACTCGTAGAAAAACAAGTGACGAGTTTCTTCTCCGATGCCGTCGTCGAGGAAGTCGAAGAAATCAATCTCTTTGAATGAAAAGACTTGTACTATGCGACTGAATGCCTGACACTCGGACATAACTATATATTTCCGATAAAGACACATCAAAAGCTCGAATCTGATCCCATCAACAATATCACCAACGCACTCTCAAAACTCGATGAAGATGAGGCCTGTATGATACAGATTATGCTCCGCCCGACGAATAATCATTGGCAAAAGCACGCCAGTAAACATGCCGGACATCTCCAGAAACATGGGCATGATACTGGTTTTTCACCGATGAGCATCCTCACATGATTTATCAATTTCTGGAAAGTAGATGAGAAAAATGAACATAAGCCAGAAGAAAAAGAAGGACCATCTGCGCTCGAATCAGAGGAAGTAAAACTCATCGATGAAAAGAGTAAAAAGGTCGGTTATGACACGGTTATTCGTCTTCTCACAGTCGCAAAAGACCATCACTCTTGCGAGATACAGATGAAAAATATTCTCGCCTCTTTTGAACAATTTCGCTCACCAGATACGAACTATTTTCATGATTCGCATGAACACGCCAGCGCGCGTACTGTGAGAAATATGCTCTATCGAAACTTTGCTCGACCTTACTGGAAAAATATGGTTCCGATGATTGGTCCTATGATTCTCAATGTCGAAGAAATCGCCTCTATTTTTCACTTCCCTCACAGTAAATACAATCTCACGCCTGAGATAAAATGGCAAAAATTTAAAATCGTAAAAGCACCAGATAATATTCCAAAGGAAGGAATCCTCCTCGGACACAATGTCTACCGTGGGAAAAAGCTCCCTATCTATATGCACTCAGAAGATAGGATGAGGCACTTCTACGTCATCGGTCAGACAGGTACTGGTAAAACTACCATTCTCGAATCCATGGCTCGGCAAGATGCAAAACTCGGGCATGGTATGGCCGTGATGGACCCTCATGGAGATTTTGCCAATAGCATGCTCGCGCATATTCCTCGTAGTCGTGCTGATGATGTCATCTATTTCAATCCAAGCGATACAGCCCGTCCGATGGGTCTCAATTTGCTCGAGGCAAAAGACCAAGATGAGAGAGAATTCGTCGCACAGGATGCCAATAAGATGATGATAAAGTTGTTTGGAAATGAGATCTTTGGACCTCGTATTCAGGACTACTTTTTGAATGGTGTGCACACACTGATGGAATACCCTGGTGGTGGTGCTCTCACCGATATAGTCCGTCTCTTTACAGATGAAAATTTTCAGATGGAGCGACGACGAACCGTCCAAAATAAAATCGTCAAATCATGGTGGGACTATACCTATGCAGCGATGTGAGATCGTGAGAAAAAAGAAATGATTCCCTACTTCCAGGCAAAATTTTCTGGATTTATTACCAATGAGCTCCTGCGAAATATTATCGGTCAGACCAAGAGTTCTTTTCAGGTTGACGAGGTGATGAATACAGGGAAAATCCTCCTTATCAATCTCTCAAAAGGTACTCTCGGTGATCTGAATTCCAAACTGCTTGGTATGATATTTGTCACAAAGATCCAGAGTGCAGCGATGGCACGACAAAAAATCGACAAAGAACTCCGAAAAGATTTTTACTTCTATATCGATGAGTTCCAAAACTTCGTCACAGATAGTATCGAATCTATCCTCTCAGAAGCTCGTAAATACCGACTCTCTCTGAATGTCTGTCATCAATACCTTTCTCAGCTCGAGCAATCCGATGCACTCACCAAAAGCTCTGTAAACCTCAAAAATGCAGTCTTTGGTAACGTCGGTTCGATGATGAGCTACAAGGTCTGAGCCGAAGATGCTGAGAAGCTCGAAAAAGAATTTGCACCAAATTTTTCTGGCTCTGACCTCGTCAATATGGATAAATTTAAGGGTGTGATGCGACTGATGATCGATGGACAAGTCTCACGAGCATTTAGTCTCATACCAGAAAATATTTACCTCGAAAAATGAGACCCAAAACTGATGCGAGCTTTCACAGAACTCTCTCGTCTGAAATATGGTCGTGAAAAAGAATTCGTCAATCGAGAAATTATGTTCCGTATTTGAGCCCCATAG